The proteins below are encoded in one region of Apium graveolens cultivar Ventura chromosome 4, ASM990537v1, whole genome shotgun sequence:
- the LOC141718375 gene encoding uncharacterized protein LOC141718375 has product MAYGTEVLVSVEVGLESYRTEVYNMETNSFGLRANVDLLEEEREAAHQRNMKYLLQEAQYYDSNIKKRSFGVGDLVLRELAASMPTKQGKFQPNWEGPYKMIEVVRPGTYKLETLTGEAIKNTWHASRLRKFY; this is encoded by the coding sequence ATGGCCTATGGGACCGAAGTCCTAGTTTCAGTCGAAGTGGGATTGGAATCATACCGAACTGAGGTCTACAATATGGAAACTAACAGCTTTGGACTAAGGGCGAACGTGGACTTATTGGAGGAAGAAAGAGAAGCTGCCCACCAAAGGAACATGAAATACTTGCTACAGGAAGCCCAATATTATGACTCCAACATTAAGAAGAGGTCGTTCGGAGTAGGAGACCTAGTCCTAAGGGAGCTGGCTGCTTCTATGCCCACCAAACAAGGAAAGTTTCAGCCTAACTGGGAAGGGCCTTATAAGATGATTGAAGTCGTTCGCCCAGGAACATACAAGCTTGAAACATTAACAGGCGAAGCAATCAAAAACACTTGGCACGCCAGTCGCCTTCGGAAGTTTTATTAG